The Candidatus Omnitrophota bacterium genome contains the following window.
CTTGCCAAGGCCGATACGGTAAACACATGAGGGATATATGCCGACAATTAACCAGCTTATAAGAAACGGAAGAAGGCTCGTAACATCAAAGACAAAATCTCCGGCTCTTAAGTCGTCGCCGCAGAGAAGAGGCGTCTGCCTCCAGGTGAAGACCCAGACCCCGAAGAAGCCTAACTCGGCGCTTAGAAAGATTGCCAGGGTCAGGCTTACCAATAATATAGAGGTTACGGCATATATACCCGGAGAAGGCCATAATCTTCAAGAACACTCAATAGTCCTGGTAAGAGGCGGCAGGGTAAAAGATCTGCCTGGGGTGCGTTATCATATTGTAAGGGGTATACTTGATACGCAGGGGGTATCAAATAGAAAAAAGAGCCGTTCCAAATACGGCGCCAAGAAACCCAAGGCGACTACGGCGGCTTGACGGTGTTTGAAATTTTTTTCATTAAAACAGTAAAAACCGAATTGACAAGGGTGAACAATGAGAAGAAGAAGGGCTGAAAAAAGAAGGGTATTACCTGATCCTAAATATAAATCAGAGATGGTTTCAAAGTTTATCAATATTGTTATGGAGAGAGGCAAGAAAGCGACCGCCGAAACCATTGTTTATGATGCTTTTGAGATATTGAAAGAAAAGGCCGGTAAGCCAAATATCCTTGAATTGTTCCAGCAGGTCCTTGATAACGTAAGGCCTATGCTTGAATTAAAATCTAGGCGCGTGGGAGGCGCCACGTATCAGGTTCCGGTTGAGGTGACGCAGGCCAGAGGCATTGCCATTGCTATGAGGTGGCTTAGAAATTTCGCCAGACAACGCAAGGGCGGGCCTATGAGCCAAAGATTAGGCGGCGAGCTTGTGGATGCCTATCAAAAACAAGGCTCGGCTATAAAGAAGAGAGAAGACACGCACAAGATGGCAGAAGCCAATAAGGCATTCAGCCATTTTAAATGGTGAAATAAAATACAGGTTGCCGGTTATGGATATCTATTTCCGGCTGATAATTTTGGAACCGGACACCTTATTATGTTGACAGTATTGGACAAGCCCGTACAGGCAGGTAAAATGAAACAGATAAATACCTTGCATAATCTGCGCAATATAGGCATAATGGCGCACATAGATGCCGGCAAGACAACAACTACCGAGAGGATGTTGTTTCTCGCGGGCAGGATATACAGGGTA
Protein-coding sequences here:
- the rpsL gene encoding 30S ribosomal protein S12 — encoded protein: MPTINQLIRNGRRLVTSKTKSPALKSSPQRRGVCLQVKTQTPKKPNSALRKIARVRLTNNIEVTAYIPGEGHNLQEHSIVLVRGGRVKDLPGVRYHIVRGILDTQGVSNRKKSRSKYGAKKPKATTAA
- the rpsG gene encoding 30S ribosomal protein S7 — protein: MRRRRAEKRRVLPDPKYKSEMVSKFINIVMERGKKATAETIVYDAFEILKEKAGKPNILELFQQVLDNVRPMLELKSRRVGGATYQVPVEVTQARGIAIAMRWLRNFARQRKGGPMSQRLGGELVDAYQKQGSAIKKREDTHKMAEANKAFSHFKW